The Triticum aestivum cultivar Chinese Spring chromosome 7B, IWGSC CS RefSeq v2.1, whole genome shotgun sequence genome window below encodes:
- the LOC123157799 gene encoding acyl carrier protein 1, mitochondrial — protein MAAAALRPAILRHIRLSPATAAPLAAAAAAGRPLALAPWLARPMSSHDAHLTRDEVVGRVLDVLKCHPKVDPSKVTPEAHFEKDLGLDSLDTVEVVMAIEEEFKLEIPDLEADKINSLPLAIEYVANHPMAG, from the exons ATGGCGGCGGCCGCACTGCGTCCGGCGATCCTCCGCCACATCCGACTCTCGCCCGCCACGGCGgcccctctcgccgccgccgccgcggccggccggcccctcgccctcgCGCCGTGGCTCGCGCGGCCAATGTCCTCACACGACGCCCACCTCACCCGCGACGAGGTCGTCGGCCGCGTCCTCGACGTCCTCAAGTGCCACCCCAAGGTCGACCCCTCCAAG GTGACCCCCGAGGCGCACTTCGAGAAGGATCTGGGGCTGGACAGCCTGGACACGGTGGAGGTGGTGATGGCGATCGAGGAAGAGTTCAAGCTCGAGATCCCCGACTTGGAGGCTGACAAGATCAACTCGCTTCCGCTCGCCATCGAGTATGTCGCCAACCACCCCATGGCCGGCTGA
- the LOC123157798 gene encoding 2,3-bisphosphoglycerate-dependent phosphoglycerate mutase 1 — protein MAAATSHNAIVSTQSHRWNGKNSRLDKRTANVRLVSVGSCCPGSRKLGLVCASGSQSSVIDPVHLPSNGKGDHSPKKSSESSLILIRHGESMWNEKNLFTGCVDVPLTPKGVEEAIEAGKRICNIPIDVIFTSAMIRSQMTAMLAMMQHRRKKVPIITHKESEQAQSWSKIYSEDTKEQSIPVITAWQLNERMYGELQGLNKQETADRFGKEQVHEWRRSYDTPPPNGESLEMCADRAVSYFKDQVVPHLTAGKHVMVAAHANSLRSIIMHLDKLTSQEVISLELSTGIPMLYIFKEGEFIRRGSPVGPSEASVYAYTRNLATYRNTLDSMVQ, from the exons ATGGCCGCGGCTACATCTCACAATGCCATAGTGTCTACACAATCCCACCGGTGGAACGGCAAGAACTCTAGATTGGACAAGAGAACAGCGAATGTGCGTTTGGTTTCAGTTGGAAGTTGCTGCCCAGGCAGCAGAAAGTTGGGTCTGGTTTGTGCATCGGGCTCCCAGTCTTCGGTCATCGACCCGGTTCACCTACCCTCGAATGGCAAGGGAGACCACAGCCCCAAGAAATCAA GTGAGAGTTCCCTTATACTGATCCGGCACGGTGAGTCGATGTGGAATGAGAAAAATCTGTTTACTGGCTGCGTCGATGTGCCCCTGACACCGAAGGGCGTGGAGGAGGCCATCGAGGCGGGTAAGAGGATATGCAACATTCCGATCGATGTAATATTTACGTCGGCGATGATTCGTTCTCAGATGACTGCAATGCTTGCCATGATGCAGCATCGGCGCAAGAAG GTTCCAATCATCACACATAAGGAGAGCGAACAAGCTCAGAGTTGGAGTAAGATATACAGTGAAGATACAAAAGAGCAGTCCATTCCTGTCATAACAGCTTGGCAACTGAATGAACGGAT GTATGGTGAGTTGCAAGGTCTCAATAAGCAAGAAACTGCAGATAGGTTTGGCAAAGAACAAGTTCATGAATGGCGCCGTAGTTACGACACCCCTCCCCCAAATGGTGAGAGCCTAGAGATGTGTGCAGACAGAGCCGTTTCCTATTTCAAAGATCAG GTTGTTCCACATCTCACGGCTGGAAAGCATGTGATGGTTGCTGCACATGCAAACTCACTTCGATCAATCATAATGCATCTAGACAAATTGACTTCCCAGGAG GTAATCAGCCTCGAGTTGTCAACAGGCATTCCTATGCTCTACATATTTAAGGAAGGCGAGTTTATTAGACGGGGGAGCCCGGTAGGTCCTTCTGAAGCAAGTGTTTATGCTTATACAAGG AACTTGGCTACATACAGAAACACCCTTGATAGTATGGTTCAGTAA